Proteins encoded by one window of Mercenaria mercenaria strain notata chromosome 4, MADL_Memer_1, whole genome shotgun sequence:
- the LOC123552693 gene encoding uncharacterized protein LOC123552693, with protein MLAVDIQSLMQMGGFRLTKWISNNRQVLDTIPESERAHTVVSLDPDDILLCERALGVNWKVNNYEITFKIKIADKPLMRRGILSIVIAIFDPLGLVATVTLRAKVIVQDPCRKKLGWDGVIPQKEHKDWQR; from the coding sequence ATGTTAGCAGTGGATATACAGTCACTAATGCAAATGGGAGGCTTTAGACTAACGAAGTGGATCAGCAACAACAGACAAGTACTCGATACTATTCCTGAATCAGAACGTGCACATACGGTTGTTAGCCTCGACCCTGATGATATTCTTCTTTGCGAACGCGCATTAGGTGTTAATTGGAAAGTCAACAACTATGAAATAACATTCAAAATCAAGATAGCAGATAAGCCTCTGATGAGACGTGGAATTCTGTCCATAGTCATTGCGATATTTGATCCTCTTGGACTTGTAGCAACAGTGACGTTACGAGCGAAAGTTATCGTCCAGGATCCTTGCAGGAAGAAGTTAGGTTGGGACGGCGTAATACCGCAGAAGGAGCACAAAGATTGGCAACGATAG